The Streptomyces sp. NBC_00344 genome includes a window with the following:
- a CDS encoding HpcH/HpaI aldolase/citrate lyase family protein yields MNTVLTWLYVPGDRPEVVAKALHSGADVVLVDLEDAVAPDRKAYAREATAELLSDPVPGPSPVHVRINALDGPLAQDDVRALAALPGLAGLRLPKAGGAAEVRGVAGWAAAGGRADLPLFPILESALGVERAYEIATATPTVCGLALGEADLRADLGVLDEAGLAWPRSRAVIAARAAGLAPPAQSVFPDVRDLDGLAASCARGRALGFLGRAAIHPAQLPVIEQAYLPSREEVSAAEDIVLAAAGDAGALALADGRFVDAAVVAGARRTLELSRRGGR; encoded by the coding sequence GTGAACACGGTACTGACCTGGCTGTATGTGCCGGGTGACCGGCCGGAGGTGGTCGCGAAGGCGCTGCACAGCGGCGCCGATGTGGTACTGGTCGACCTGGAGGACGCGGTCGCCCCCGACCGCAAGGCATACGCCCGTGAGGCCACTGCCGAACTCCTCTCCGACCCCGTTCCCGGGCCCTCCCCGGTGCATGTGCGGATCAACGCACTGGACGGGCCCCTCGCCCAGGACGATGTCCGCGCGCTCGCGGCCCTGCCCGGTCTGGCCGGGCTGCGGCTGCCCAAGGCCGGCGGCGCCGCCGAGGTGCGCGGGGTCGCCGGCTGGGCCGCGGCCGGCGGGCGGGCGGATCTGCCGCTCTTCCCGATACTGGAGTCGGCGCTGGGGGTGGAGCGCGCCTACGAGATCGCCACGGCGACCCCGACGGTATGCGGCCTGGCCCTCGGCGAGGCGGACCTCCGCGCCGATCTGGGTGTGCTGGACGAGGCGGGTCTCGCCTGGCCGCGCAGCCGTGCGGTGATCGCCGCGCGGGCGGCGGGTCTGGCCCCGCCCGCGCAGTCGGTCTTCCCCGATGTGCGGGATCTGGACGGCCTTGCCGCGTCCTGCGCCAGGGGCCGGGCACTCGGATTCCTGGGGCGCGCGGCTATTCACCCGGCCCAGCTGCCGGTGATCGAGCAGGCCTATCTGCCGAGCCGGGAGGAGGTCAGCGCGGCGGAGGACATCGTGCTGGCGGCGGCCGGCGACGCGGGTGCGCTGGCGCTCGCGGACGGGCGTTTCGTGGATGCC
- a CDS encoding CaiB/BaiF CoA transferase family protein yields MTDDEPKDIPAGSRAPAPLEGMRVLDLATLFAGPLAATLLGDFGADVVKVEHPDRPDPSRGHGPSKDGIGLWWKLLGRNKRTITLDLSTPGGRDVLLRLAADADVIIENFRPGTLEKWGLGWDRLSEANPRLVLARVTGFGQFGPYARRPGFGTLAEAMSGFAAMTGEPDGPPTLPPFGLADSVAALATAYAVMAALTGRDRTGQGQIVDMAIIEPMLAVLGPQAIWYDQLGYVQPRTGNRSNNNAPRNTYRTRDGKWVAVSTSAQSIAERVMRLVGRPDVIDEPWFASGAQRARHADELDEAVSGWIARHDRAEVMAAFEEAQAAIAPVYDIADAMEDPQYRALGTFAEVPDEELGTVRMQNVLFRLSGTPGAIRWAGRPHGADTDEVLSGLGLDTSDIAALRESGTVR; encoded by the coding sequence ATGACTGACGACGAACCGAAGGACATCCCGGCAGGCAGCCGGGCGCCGGCTCCCCTCGAGGGGATGCGGGTGCTCGATCTCGCCACGCTCTTCGCGGGCCCGCTGGCCGCCACCCTGCTCGGCGACTTCGGCGCCGATGTCGTCAAGGTCGAGCACCCGGACCGGCCCGACCCCTCGCGCGGCCACGGCCCGAGCAAGGACGGGATCGGTCTGTGGTGGAAGCTGCTGGGCAGGAACAAGCGCACCATCACGCTCGATCTGTCCACACCCGGTGGCCGTGATGTGCTGCTCCGGCTCGCCGCCGATGCCGATGTGATCATCGAGAACTTCCGTCCCGGCACCCTGGAGAAGTGGGGTCTGGGCTGGGACCGGCTGTCCGAGGCGAACCCGCGACTGGTGCTGGCCAGGGTGACGGGCTTCGGCCAGTTCGGTCCCTATGCGCGACGTCCGGGATTCGGCACCCTCGCCGAGGCCATGAGCGGCTTCGCGGCGATGACCGGCGAGCCCGACGGCCCGCCCACCCTGCCGCCCTTCGGACTGGCCGACTCGGTCGCCGCGCTCGCCACCGCGTACGCCGTGATGGCCGCGCTCACCGGCCGGGACAGGACCGGGCAGGGGCAGATCGTCGACATGGCGATCATCGAGCCGATGCTCGCGGTGCTCGGGCCGCAGGCCATCTGGTACGACCAGCTCGGCTATGTGCAGCCGCGCACCGGCAACCGCTCCAACAACAACGCCCCGCGGAACACCTACCGCACACGCGACGGCAAGTGGGTCGCCGTGTCGACGTCCGCCCAGTCGATCGCGGAGCGGGTGATGCGGCTGGTGGGACGCCCCGACGTCATCGATGAGCCGTGGTTCGCCTCCGGTGCGCAGCGCGCCCGGCACGCCGACGAGCTGGACGAGGCGGTCAGCGGATGGATCGCCCGGCACGACAGGGCGGAGGTGATGGCGGCCTTCGAGGAAGCGCAGGCCGCCATCGCCCCGGTCTACGACATCGCCGACGCGATGGAGGATCCGCAGTACCGCGCGCTGGGCACCTTCGCCGAGGTGCCGGACGAGGAACTGGGCACCGTCCGGATGCAGAACGTGCTGTTCCGGCTCTCCGGGACGCCCGGCGCCATCCGATGGGCGGGCCGGCCGCACGGCGCCGACACCGATGAGGTGCTTTCCGGGCTCGGCCTGGACACCTCGGACATCGCCGCTCTCCGTGAGTCCGGGACGGTCCGGTGA
- the rbsK gene encoding ribokinase, whose protein sequence is MSGEPSAATLTVLGSTNMDLVAYVATAPRRGETVTGREFRTVPGGKGANQAVAAARAGGRVTMIGAVGDDGFGDRLRTALAESGVEISGLRTVQGPSGTAHIVVDDEGGNAIVVVPGANGTVTALADGDEARIGASGALLLQLELPMSGVLAGARSARANGVRTVLTPAPAQQLPDELLSLTDLLVPNEHEAAALTGCGDPHRAATALLDLVPEVVVTLGAAGSLHAARGTGPVTVPALPVRAVDTTAAGDTFVGALAVAVGEGRPVLEAMAWASAASALSVQRPGAGASMPHRTEIDALYVRNTR, encoded by the coding sequence ATGAGCGGGGAACCATCAGCCGCCACGCTGACCGTGCTGGGCTCCACCAACATGGATCTGGTGGCGTACGTCGCCACGGCGCCCCGGCGCGGGGAGACCGTGACGGGACGGGAGTTCCGTACGGTTCCCGGCGGCAAGGGTGCCAACCAGGCGGTGGCCGCGGCCCGGGCGGGTGGCAGGGTCACCATGATCGGCGCCGTAGGCGACGACGGTTTCGGAGACCGGCTGCGCACCGCGCTGGCCGAATCCGGTGTGGAGATCTCCGGGTTGCGGACCGTGCAGGGCCCGAGCGGCACCGCGCACATCGTGGTCGACGACGAGGGCGGCAACGCGATCGTGGTGGTCCCCGGCGCCAATGGCACGGTCACCGCCCTCGCGGACGGCGACGAGGCCAGGATCGGCGCGTCCGGAGCACTGCTGCTCCAGCTCGAACTGCCCATGTCCGGAGTGCTCGCGGGCGCCCGTTCGGCCCGCGCGAACGGTGTGCGTACCGTCCTGACACCCGCCCCCGCGCAGCAGCTGCCCGATGAACTCCTGTCGCTCACCGACCTGTTGGTGCCCAACGAGCACGAGGCCGCGGCGCTCACCGGCTGCGGGGACCCGCACCGTGCGGCCACCGCGCTGCTCGACCTGGTTCCCGAGGTCGTCGTCACCCTGGGTGCGGCGGGGAGTCTGCACGCGGCCCGTGGCACCGGCCCGGTGACCGTGCCCGCACTGCCGGTGCGGGCGGTGGACACCACCGCGGCGGGGGACACCTTCGTCGGGGCCCTGGCTGTCGCCGTCGGCGAGGGGCGGCCGGTCCTGGAGGCGATGGCCTGGGCGTCGGCCGCCTCCGCGCTGAGTGTGCAGCGTCCCGGAGCCGGTGCCTCCATGCCCCATCGAACCGAGATCGACGCACTGTACGTGAGGAACACCCGATGA